The proteins below are encoded in one region of Euryarchaeota archaeon:
- a CDS encoding MoxR family ATPase, giving the protein MMGNQWKEECDLIIESVGSVFVGNRLILRKLLAGALANGHILFEDYPGLGKTLLVKAFGKSIGCVTTRVQFTPDMLPADIVGTKVWNTKAGEFTLAKGPVFTNVLLADEINRSPPKTQSALLEAMEERQVTIEGETLKLGTPFFVLATQNPIEQEGTYPLPEAQMDRFLLKLSTGYPQSLDSETEILRRRIGWKKDDPTDDVKPVMDVTRFRALQEKVERDVFIHDAILKYIGEVVRALRDHPKVEVGPSPRGSLALLRISRSNAFLSGRDFVTPDDVKVYAIEALAHRTILDLEHTLEGLKPEDVVKEVLASIETPMRFKKTEAGVPEAEEPKVTVQPAPVAAVQTPAVVEPKKKKRFL; this is encoded by the coding sequence ATGATGGGAAACCAATGGAAGGAAGAGTGCGACTTGATCATCGAGTCCGTAGGCTCGGTGTTCGTCGGGAACAGGCTGATATTGCGAAAACTCCTCGCCGGCGCCCTTGCGAACGGGCACATCCTGTTCGAGGATTACCCGGGCCTTGGGAAGACGCTCCTCGTCAAGGCGTTCGGAAAGAGCATCGGGTGCGTGACGACGCGCGTCCAGTTCACGCCCGACATGCTTCCCGCCGACATCGTTGGGACGAAAGTGTGGAACACGAAGGCCGGCGAGTTCACGCTCGCAAAGGGGCCGGTGTTCACGAACGTGCTCCTCGCGGATGAGATAAACCGTTCGCCGCCGAAGACGCAATCGGCGCTTCTTGAAGCGATGGAAGAGCGCCAGGTCACGATCGAAGGCGAGACGTTGAAACTCGGCACCCCGTTCTTCGTCCTGGCCACGCAGAACCCCATCGAACAGGAGGGGACGTACCCTTTGCCGGAGGCGCAGATGGACCGGTTCCTCCTGAAGCTCTCGACGGGTTACCCGCAGAGCCTCGACTCCGAGACGGAGATCCTCCGACGTCGCATCGGTTGGAAGAAGGACGACCCGACCGATGACGTGAAACCGGTCATGGACGTCACGCGTTTCCGGGCACTCCAGGAGAAAGTGGAACGCGACGTGTTCATCCACGACGCGATCCTCAAGTACATCGGCGAGGTCGTGAGGGCGCTACGAGACCATCCAAAGGTCGAGGTCGGCCCGTCGCCTCGCGGCTCTCTAGCCCTTCTACGCATCAGCCGCTCGAACGCCTTCTTGAGCGGACGCGATTTCGTGACCCCCGACGACGTGAAGGTGTACGCGATCGAAGCCCTTGCCCACAGGACGATACTCGACCTCGAGCACACGCTCGAAGGCCTGAAGCCCGAAGACGTCGTGAAGGAGGTCCTCGCTTCGATCGAGACGCCGATGAGGTTCAAGAAGACGGAAGCAGGCGTACCGGAAGCCGAGGAACCGAAGGTGACGGTGCAGCCAGCGCCCGTCGCAGCGGTACAAACGCCCGCCGTCGTCGAACCGAAGAAGAAGAAACGGTTCCTGTGA
- a CDS encoding DUF58 domain-containing protein: MEEKPVPPPEKVESPIRPTSGLTRTGYSVLAAATTLMSLGLALGNYYFIFAGLFPLFLALVAMSQPTPSGFTVTREVTGVPARTGDRVKVALKLRCEKGRGLIEAYAAIPPYFELVDGTNIQLFAKGRSIVEKEWSFTIRVTKRGSYVLPPLLVESVHPLGFLKPHTEKIGEPFTLDVRPRLAPVRRIRGLAGIAKRPFPENDMAKIGIKSNEFREIREYVWGDPPKTINWKATARRGEMPGMSPMPLVNEYEREGKKTVFLFVDAAKYMEVGSSVENAFEYGLEAASGIAQYYLDRGYQLGAYFYNAAETKLIYPDSGNKQFMKVTQAAVGVQAGESREGLLSAVEKCKHYIVTGKPLVIIVTRPSGDVEATVGGIKRIRGILGRRKRRLPVLVIKPEFLSLMGAAGIAEADATRILAKIERPASMRVRKLGVSMIEWDPRKTSFAAAFVGRSL, translated from the coding sequence ATGGAAGAGAAACCGGTTCCACCGCCCGAAAAGGTCGAGAGCCCCATACGGCCGACGTCAGGACTCACGCGCACCGGCTACTCGGTCCTCGCCGCAGCGACGACCCTCATGTCCTTGGGCCTTGCCCTCGGGAACTACTACTTCATCTTCGCCGGCCTCTTCCCGCTCTTTCTCGCCCTCGTGGCGATGTCGCAGCCCACGCCATCCGGCTTCACAGTCACCCGCGAAGTCACGGGCGTGCCGGCCCGCACGGGCGATCGCGTCAAGGTCGCTCTCAAGCTTCGTTGCGAAAAGGGGCGGGGTCTCATCGAAGCGTACGCGGCGATCCCTCCGTATTTCGAGCTCGTCGATGGGACGAACATCCAGCTCTTCGCGAAGGGCAGATCCATCGTCGAGAAAGAGTGGAGCTTCACGATACGCGTCACCAAACGGGGAAGTTACGTACTCCCGCCGCTTCTCGTCGAGAGCGTACACCCGCTTGGATTCCTGAAGCCGCACACCGAAAAGATCGGCGAACCGTTCACCCTCGACGTGAGACCGCGTCTGGCGCCGGTGAGACGGATCAGGGGGCTCGCCGGCATCGCGAAACGCCCATTTCCTGAAAACGACATGGCGAAGATCGGCATCAAGAGCAACGAGTTCCGGGAGATCCGCGAATACGTGTGGGGCGATCCGCCGAAGACGATCAACTGGAAGGCGACGGCGCGCCGCGGCGAGATGCCCGGCATGAGCCCGATGCCCCTCGTCAACGAATACGAGCGGGAGGGGAAGAAGACCGTCTTCCTATTCGTCGACGCCGCGAAGTACATGGAGGTGGGCTCGTCCGTGGAGAATGCGTTCGAATACGGGCTGGAGGCCGCTTCGGGGATCGCGCAGTACTACCTCGACCGCGGCTACCAGCTCGGCGCGTACTTCTACAACGCCGCCGAGACCAAACTCATCTATCCTGACAGCGGCAACAAGCAATTCATGAAGGTGACACAGGCAGCCGTCGGCGTCCAGGCCGGCGAGAGTCGCGAAGGGTTGCTAAGCGCCGTCGAGAAGTGCAAACATTACATCGTCACGGGCAAACCGCTTGTCATCATCGTCACGAGGCCGAGCGGAGATGTCGAAGCGACCGTCGGTGGGATCAAGCGCATCCGTGGAATACTTGGTAGACGCAAGCGCCGGCTCCCGGTCCTCGTGATAAAACCCGAGTTCCTCTCGCTCATGGGCGCCGCGGGCATCGCGGAGGCCGATGCGACGCGGATACTCGCGAAGATCGAACGTCCCGCGAGTATGCGGGTGAGAAAGCTCGGTGTCTCTATGATAGAGTGGGATCCGCGTAAGACCAGTTTCGCGGCGGCCTTCGTAGGGAGGAGTCTATGA
- a CDS encoding cytochrome b N-terminal domain-containing protein, which yields MATTTKEAQVATTRVYRKVTLFEKAFLITFAWLDERLRIRAYMDDLRDFYYGLNMQFPRSHTEKYKLRSIWYWYPLYSFGSISFIAFIVATVSGIVLALYYIPSTAPKTVMGFEASEAWGSVVDIMINVPFGFMIRAIHFWSAMIMVAAVVLHMIRVYFTQAYKKPRELNWLIGVGLFGVTILLGYSGYLLPWSQLSFWAGRIGLEMSLASPVIGNWLAGMLFGGLELSQATVTRMYVLHIFLLPAVAFGLMILHMTLVWMQGIAEPH from the coding sequence ATGGCGACCACCACGAAGGAAGCACAAGTCGCGACGACGCGTGTCTACAGGAAGGTCACCCTTTTCGAGAAAGCCTTCCTCATCACGTTCGCTTGGCTCGACGAGCGATTGCGCATCAGGGCCTACATGGACGATCTCAGGGACTTCTACTACGGGCTCAACATGCAGTTCCCGCGTAGCCACACCGAGAAGTACAAGCTCCGCTCCATCTGGTACTGGTACCCCCTGTATTCCTTCGGAAGCATCTCGTTCATCGCCTTCATAGTCGCGACCGTCTCGGGGATAGTCTTGGCGCTCTACTACATCCCGTCAACGGCCCCGAAGACCGTGATGGGCTTCGAGGCGTCCGAGGCCTGGGGCTCGGTCGTCGACATAATGATCAACGTGCCGTTCGGTTTCATGATCCGCGCGATACACTTCTGGTCGGCGATGATAATGGTGGCAGCTGTCGTGCTCCACATGATACGCGTCTATTTCACGCAGGCCTACAAGAAGCCCCGCGAACTGAACTGGCTCATAGGTGTCGGGCTCTTCGGCGTGACCATCCTTCTCGGCTACTCCGGGTACCTTCTTCCCTGGAGCCAGTTGAGCTTCTGGGCCGGCCGCATCGGCCTTGAGATGTCGCTTGCCTCTCCCGTGATCGGGAATTGGCTCGCCGGGATGCTTTTTGGCGGGCTCGAGTTGAGCCAGGCCACGGTCACGAGGATGTATGTCCTCCACATCTTCCTCCTCCCGGCCGTCGCTTTCGGCCTCATGATACTGCACATGACGCTCGTTTGGATGCAAGGCATCGCGGAGCCGCATTGA
- a CDS encoding cytochrome bc complex cytochrome b subunit — protein MSLSELTMEYLKDAKAIEADKRSKKRYRAVEGHPFWPHEVVRDSAMLFFFMGIIMVLCALTPYYLEAPANPAGQPEVILPDWYLLWSYGLLKPGVAIPITFGETELVSGKLMGILLNMVFVGILAVIPFIDRGKSKRPVESPFQAAFGIAGLVFTFMVTLYSINGVVYVEYAKPIYPGIPTYGTDILVPEVSLLAWLVWTLPVVFFAITYMGLKKVQRLGGYEFNLNRTYYKVR, from the coding sequence ATGAGCCTCTCCGAGCTCACGATGGAATACCTGAAGGACGCGAAGGCCATCGAGGCGGACAAACGCTCGAAGAAGCGTTACCGCGCCGTCGAAGGCCACCCGTTCTGGCCACACGAGGTCGTTCGCGACAGCGCGATGTTGTTCTTCTTCATGGGGATAATAATGGTGCTTTGCGCCCTCACGCCTTATTACCTCGAAGCACCGGCGAACCCGGCGGGGCAGCCCGAGGTGATCCTTCCTGACTGGTACCTCCTTTGGTCGTACGGCCTTCTCAAACCAGGGGTCGCGATCCCGATAACATTCGGTGAGACGGAACTCGTGAGCGGGAAACTCATGGGGATCCTCCTCAACATGGTGTTCGTAGGCATCCTCGCGGTCATCCCCTTCATCGATCGGGGAAAGAGCAAGCGGCCCGTCGAGTCTCCCTTCCAGGCGGCCTTCGGGATAGCGGGGCTGGTGTTCACCTTCATGGTGACGTTGTACTCGATCAACGGCGTCGTCTACGTCGAGTACGCAAAACCCATCTATCCAGGCATCCCGACATATGGTACGGATATCCTAGTCCCCGAGGTGTCGCTGCTCGCTTGGCTCGTCTGGACGCTGCCAGTCGTCTTCTTCGCGATCACCTACATGGGACTCAAGAAGGTCCAGAGGTTGGGCGGCTACGAGTTCAACCTGAACAGGACGTATTACAAGGTAAGGTAG